The following proteins are encoded in a genomic region of Nicotiana sylvestris chromosome 4, ASM39365v2, whole genome shotgun sequence:
- the LOC138889589 gene encoding uncharacterized protein has product MFFDGALNEKGVGIGEILISPTGQHYPATARLRFLCTNNTAKYEACIIGMNMAIDQDVKEFLIMGDSDLIIRQAQGEWKTRDVKLIPYRYIPRCHNEPADALSTLASILPYLGNAHIDTLEIQIQERHDYCNTVDVEPNIQPWYHDFKRFLKTKEYLEHASGDQKRTIRWHASGFFLSGDILYIRTPDLNLLRCVDAEEAGRIMYEMHAGVHGDLIHTPPTELHHMSAPWPFVAWGMDVIGLIELKASNGHRFILVAIDYFTKWVEAITLKSVTKKAVVDFVHSNLICRFGIPTTIITDNAANLNSHLMREICEQFKITHRNSTPYRPKADGAVEAANKNIKKILRKMIQSSRQWHEKLPFALLGYCTTVCTSVGATLYLLVYGTKALIPTEVEIPSLRIIVEAEIEDREWVKTRFEQLSLIDEKRMAASTTGSCINKE; this is encoded by the exons atgttctttgatggagcgctAAATGAAAAAGGTGTTGGAATCGGGGAAAtattgatctcacccactggtcagcattatccagccacggCCCGGCTTCGGTTTTTatgcacaaacaacactgccaAGTATGAAGCATGTATTATAGGTATGAATATGGCAATTGACCAAGATGTCAAAGAATtcttaatcatgggagattcggatctgatTATAcgacaagctcaaggagaatggaAGACTCGAGATGTCAAACTTATTCCCTACAG gtacatccctcgttGTCACAATGAACCGGCCGATGCACTTTCTACTTTGGCCTCAATACTGCCATACCTAGGCAATGCCCACATTGAtaccttggaaatccaaatccagGAAAGACACGATTACTGTAATACAGTTGATGTAGAACCAaatattcagccatggtatcatgacttcaaaagatttctgaaaactaaagaaTACCTCGAGCATgctagtggagaccaaaagagaaccattagatggcacgcaagtggtttcttcttgagcggtgaTATCTTGTACATAAGGACTCCGGATCTCAACTTATTAAGGTGTGTTGATGCTGaagaggccggaagaatcatgtatgaaatgcacgcagga GTGCATGGTGACTTGATTCATACACCGCCTACAGAATTGCATCatatgtcagcaccttggccatttgttgcttggggcatggacgtcattgggctgATTGAGCTGAAAgcttcaaatggacatagattcatattagtcgctatcgactacttcacaaagtgggtcgaagcaattactctcaaatctgtcaccaagaaagctgtagtagaCTTCGTGCATTCTAATCtcatctgtcgtttcggtattcctacgactatcattacagataacgctgCAAATTTAAATAGTcacttgatgagggagatatgtgagcagtttaagatcacgcatcgaaattctactccttatcggcccaaagccgaTGGTGccgtcgaagcagcaaacaagaacatcaaaaagattttgagaaagatgattcaaagttccaggcagtggcatgaaaagttgccgtttgcattgttgggatattgcACTACTGTGTGCACATCAGTCGGAGCAACActgtatcttttggtttatggaactAAAGCCTTAATACccacagaagttgaaatcccttctcttcggatcattgttgaagctgaaattgaagacagggagtgggtcaaaacccgttttgAACAGTTAAgcctgatcgatgaaaagcgaatggccgcatctaccacgggcagttgtatcaacaaagaatga
- the LOC138889590 gene encoding uncharacterized protein, with protein sequence MTLLPLLLMILLSSILSALASFSTLVSVTPSLPISAVSIPPQTVFTTSIVPPSTIPPPIIPRAEVGSTSRSSAMRQVIIEVPAEGNLLMKSGQEDVWLKPLNGPIEKAKLESHSSLTLMNDIVHAYLKVRALTTELAVEKAASSQADKEKARLETSFSEQLSKASKEIRELKALLGEKEAYAGELVQNLTQAQEDLRASSDKVCALESYHTSLQASYTSALAENEKLKNEIDDWERDYEILEDKSAIEVSWAFLNSCHDTLVEASQETFNLESELAKINETIEKAQQTQDFPSPVAEASENVEVDTGIPTPSSPVEPAIVNQVEPTAVDAPTSVPTSS encoded by the exons ATGACGTTGCTCCCGCTGCTGCTCATGATTCTGTTGAGCAGCATTTTATCAGCCCTGGCTTCTTTTTCTACACTCGTGTCTGTGACTCCTTCTTTGCCGATCTCGGCTGTTTCCATTCCTCCCCAAACTGTTTTTACTACTTCTATTGTTCCTCCTTCGACAATTCCTCCTCCAATCATTCCTCGTGCTGAAGTTGGCTCTACAAGTAGGAGTAGTGCTATGAGGCAAGTGATCATTGAAGTCCCCGCTGAGGGCAATCTTTTAATGAAATCGGGTCAAGAAGATGTATGGCTAAAGCCCTTAAATGGACCAATTGAGAAAGCCAAACTAGAGAGCCATAGCTCCTTAACCTTGATGAATGACATTGTGCACGCTTATTTAAAG GTTCGGGCCTTGACTACGGAGTTGGCAGTTGAAAAGGCTGCCTCAAGTCAAGCAGATAAAGAAAAAGCTCGTCTTGAAACTTCTTTCTCAGAGCAGTTGTCAAAAGCTAGCAAAGAGATTAGAGAGTTAAAGGCTCTCTTGGGTGAGAAAGAAGCTTATGCTGGTGAGCTCGTGCAgaatttgactcaagcacaagaagacctccGAGCTTCTTCTGATAAGGTTTGTGCATTAGAAAGTTACCAtacctctcttcaagcttcttacacgtctgccttggctgaaaatgaaaagttaaagaaTGAAATTGATGACTGGGAAAGAGATTACGAAATCCTTGAGGATAAGTctgccattgaagtgagttgggcgtttTTGAATTCTTGCCATGATACCCTAGTTGAGGCTAGCCAAGAGActtttaacttggaatctgagttagctaaaatcaatgaaactattgagaagGCTCAACAAACTCAAGATTTTCCTTCTCCCGTGGCCGAAGCTTCCGAGAATGTTGAAGttgatacgggtatcccaactcCTTCAAGCCCAGTTGAGCCCGCTATTGTAAACCAAGTTGAGCCCACTGCTGTTGATGCACCTACTTCAGTTCCTACATCTTCTTAG
- the LOC138889591 gene encoding uncharacterized protein, which translates to MQLEAEKELQVFNGANPGTWTLFTDGSSNVKGAGLELTRELGINQIIIKSDSQLIVNQMLGTYMAKEARMQQYLEKVRDLIKQFLTWKVTQIPRDENAEADAQANLASVADAESNENALVIHLFHSVLYLDKNEVNFNNLTWYWRNEIVAFLQYGTVPEIRKKLMHFEKRLLGIA; encoded by the exons atgcaattagaagcagaaaaagagttGCAGGTGTTCAAcggagctaacccaggaacttggactttgtttactgatggttcatctaacgtAAAGGGTGCTG gtttagaactgacacgagaacttggcataaatcagattataatcaaaagtgaTTCACAGCTcatagttaatcaaatgctggggacttatatgGCCAAAgaagcaaggatgcaacaatacttagaaaaggtacgggATTTGATAAAGCAATTTCTAACCTGGAAAGTAAcacaaataccaagggatgaaaatgcTGAAGCCGATGCCCAAGCTAATCTTGCATCTGTGGCAGACGCGGAAAGCAATGAAAATGCTTTAgttattcatttgtttcattcagttctcTACCTTGATAAGAATGaagtaaattttaataacttaacttggtattggaggaacgagattgttgcttttttgcagtatggtaccgtccctgagataagaaaaaagctcatgcACTTCGAAAAGAGGCTGCTCGGTAttgcttaa